The segment TGATTGTTCTGAGCAACGGCTGTTTGGCTGGAAGCTACAGGTGGCAAATAGTCAGGACCCTTGAAGTTTTGAGCTCCAGGCGTGGGCGGTAAATAATCGGGACCCTTAAAGTTTGGCGATCCTGTATTGGGTGGTAAGTAGTCAGGACCTTTGAAATTTTGAGAGCCAGTGGTAGGTGGTAAGAAGTCAGGACCTTTGAAATTTTGAGAGCCAGTGGTGGGTGGTAAATAATCGGGACCTTTGAAGTTTTGAGAACCTGATGAAGGAGGTAAGTAGTCAGGACCCTTGAAATTTTGGGAACCAGAAGAGGGAGGCAAATAGTCAGGACCCTTAAATGGTTGCACAGATGGTTGATCTATTTGTTGAACCGAATTCGTAGGAGGTAAATATTCAGAAGCTTTTGCTTGTTGGCCTTGACCCTGGGAATACGATTGCTGGTGAGTTCCGTGATAAGCTTGAGTTTGATAATTTTGTCTAAATTGTGTTACCTGAGAATGAGACTGTTGCTGTTGGTTATATACTTGAGTTTGTGTGGACTGATAGGAGTTTTGAAGACTGTGTAATTCATTTATGGCTTGTTCAGCATTAGCTGGTTTTTGAAAATCATAACCGGGAGGCAAATAACTAGGTGCACTATAGCCTTCATCTTCGGTGGCCGATCGGCTAGTTGGCTGTAAAGCTGGATCTGAACTATGCAATTGATTTATAGCCTGTTCGGAATTTGCAGGCTTCTGAAAGTCATAACCAGGTGGCAAATAATCGACAGCCTTAAAGGGTTGCCTATCAGTTATAGGCTCTTGATTGTGCAGTTGATTTATAGTTTGTTCGGAATTTTCTGGTTTGGGAAAATCATAACCAGGTGGTAAATAGCCCTTGTTTTGGGGAGGATTTGCATGTTTTGAAGTTCCATAAACAATATCGGGTCCTTGTTCCCGTCCGGCAACTTGAATTTGGGATTTTACAGTTACCTCTTGATATTGTGGCGATTGCTCGGGAAGTGTGTGTAGTTCTGCGATGGCCTGTTCTGAATTTGGAGGCTTCTGGAAATCGTAACCTGAAGGCAAGTTTTGGACTTGTTGTTCTAATTCTTGAACCTGATTTCCTTGAGGTGGCAAATAATCGGGACCTTTGAAGTTGccttcatttttattttgataggGTGGCAAATAATCTGGTCCTTTGAAGGGATTATTGGGCTGGAAGTTGTtgtgattttgttgttgctgttgaggtGGCAAGTAATCAGGACCCTTAAATTGAGAattatgttgctgttgttgtttgggTGGTAAGTAATCAGGACCCTTGAAGCCAGTATTTtgatttagatttatttgttgAGATTTTCCTGAAACATGATGTTGAGGTGGTAAATAATCGGCTCCCTTAAATGTCGTACTAGGTCTAAATTGTTGCTGTACCGAGTTGCCTTGATAAGGCGGTAGATAATCGGGACCCTTGAATGCTGTTTGTTGTAATGGCACGTATTCTGGTTCATTATATGGTATACTTGGACGGAATGTTGTTTGTTGAgaatgtgtttgttgttgagCAGGTGGCAAATAATCAGGGCCCTTAAAGGCATTATTAGCTGTGTAGGGATGTTCAGATTGAGAAGATCCCTTTTGAGAGGGAGGCAAATAATCGGGACCTTTGAAGGGATTATTGGGGGTGTAGGGTTGTTCAGATTGAGCGGAGCCTTTTTGGGAGGGTGGCAAGTAGTCAGGACCCTTAAAATGGGTATTGTGTTGATAGTTTTGTTGAGATTGTGCTGAACCTTGATGTTGTGGTGGCAAATAATCGGCAGAGTTTGTTACAAAGTTTTGTTGTGCTGGTGTTGAACCATGTTGTTGGGGTGGCAGGTAATCAGGACCCTTAAATTGAGAATTTGGACCAAAGTTTTGTTGAGCTTGTGCAGAATTTTGTTGGCGGTTGTTAAAGTTTTGTTGTGACTGTTGATATCCTTGTGGGCGAGGTGGCAAATAATCGGGACCCTTATAGTGAGCTACATCATTGTTATTCCTTTTCTGAGGAGGTAAATAATCTGGACCCTTAAATGGTGCTTGAGCTGGACCTCCAACCGCAGATTTTTGAGGAATAGGAGGCAAATATTCTTTACCCGATTTGCTACCGGAATTGTGTCCATTCTGATAAGTTTGCGCTGAAGTTGTTAAAGAATTCTGAACTGGTTGTCTTGGATATTGCTGTGTTAGTTGTCCTTTGGGGGGGTAAATAGTTGGGACCCTTAAATTGTTGCACAGAattatagttttgttgtttgttggaTTTTTCAGGGAAAGTATGGCGATAATTGGAGGGGAATGGTACTGGTATGTTATTCGAAGTTCCTTCAACATTTTTACTCTCATGTTTAACAATAATCTGTTGATTGCTGTCATCATTGCCGGTAGCAAAACCCAAATATGAAGCATCTAAACTGGGATCATCTAAAGGAAAATCGGCAGGAGCATTGATATGTTCAATGCGTATCTCTTCTGACGTTTGTGAAGACGATTCCTTAATACTTTCTCCATTACCTGAGGGCGGTTCATAATGATTATGAAcctcaaatatttgatattttgaattggcatattttttctcttcaaatttttgttcttcttgttgttgttgctgctgctgctgttgttgtgtacTCTCTTGCGTATTGTAGTAATCGTCATTAATGGGCAATTCTTGTATGGGTGgcggtaaatattgtttatttcttaTTGGCAAAGAATTATCAGTTACCTTAATGGACATACATAGACCCACTAGTAGTAGTCCAACATAACAGCTTATAAGCTAAAAAAGAAACGTAGTCacgtaattttattgttaaatttaatcctTAGTACGAGCGGTAATCCACAGGTGCtcggttttttttttggttgatgTTTGATCTTTTAATCTGCAGCCAAAAGTTACTTACCTTCATTTTGATGTTGGTCGTGCGTATCTTTCAAGTGTCCAACATGCAATGATAACCTAAACTGACCTATCCGCATAATTTATACTaactaatatataatttttaaaaaaatcaaattaaatcaaAAGAAGTTTCATTCACAAAATCTGCAGAATTGCTATGTATGCTGTTGGGttaatgtgtttgtgtgtgagtgAGTGATGCGGTGTGGTGTGTATGCCTGTTAGTCTGCCTTTCTGATGTACGCTTGAATCCAATACACATGCGCAGTTTAGCACTTGTTAAGAAACTCATCATTTGATCGTAGCATGTGTGCTCCAAATCTTTGCAGTTCATCGATCATCAgctttattttgcatttttgctCCCTTTTGTTTTTGGCcaagatattttgttttaaacatatatttctagtttgtcgcaaaaaaaaaactaaaaatgtttgtGAAAGGTGTCTaaatttttagctttaaatcacccattttggttttttttaaagttcaagtatttgttattaaaatgtttttttttttaactcatctttttgttagtttttaacagaagcatttttattaaatttgtaatatttttttttaaaaaatattgttgtctTACGACTTTTTAACACGTTTTTATTGATTTGCAACTCCCAACACATGACCTTTAGTGTTACAAGTTATTAGTGAAAGATTATATGTGTTAAAAGTcattttataaatgaataattaattgtctgaaattattgttatttattaaataaaaataaaacatcataaaacatttcattaatatacaaattattaaactgtaaaaatatgaaataaaaaaaattaaaagtacaaTTTCATTCCCACGAATTTGTCTTttcaataattgtaaaaatcaaCTTTCGGAAAACTTTTGATATCTAACGGATCTgtaatacatacatgtatgtaatgttagtatgtatgtaaacgtatatatatatatattaagttGAAGTAGacctataatctagtttattgatttagttttatttatttagagatTTATAATATAGGGAGCTTGATCGAAAAGTTCAACGCTctgaatgtattttttaagagtaaataatcccgaaatttaaaaaaaaacataggtGAGATTATTTTTGATGTATATGAAATAATCTAAACCACGATAAAgtcaagtttttgaaaaatttatttttttttagattttaatgacCTTTATTCGAGTTAGATGTACTccatttcaaaaagaaaatcaagTCATTGTATTATTAATCCTATCCTTACATAAGGCACCGACATCACATTAAGCCGTACTGATACGGTCTCCCTCAATTTGCTGGACATCGGTTCAACAAAATgtcgaaattttatttatttcatttattaatccagcaaaaataaaacgaagtacatacttccaaaaaattaacaattatcaccacttcaaaagtaacactaagtgaattttttaccttctgtgaaagcgaaaagaaaagtatattgattttgtcattccgtttataatccatcgaaatattggtcatagtatatatatattctgcgtcctcattaaattctaagacgatctagtcaTGTCTGTCCggttgtccgtctgtctgtctgttgtaagcacgatagagtccaaatggaaAGAGCTAGGATCGACTCATAATTAACGTacaacccccccccccccctatataaggttcccttcaaaaaattactttaatatacaCTAACTTTTCTAGTCGATTAAAAATTGAGtcgattttaaaaaagaatgcTACAGCATGTTTTTTGACAACACACTAGTCCataaaatagtcaatagactacccCATAGACTATCCAATATATTAATCCAAACATTAGTCTATACATTATTTCATAGACAATCGACTTTTATTGTCTCTTGTCTATGGACATCCCAGCATAATCTTTACTTACCAGGTAAGTAGGAAAGTAATATTGGAGGAAATTGTAAGTAGTttctttttgggtgaataaccacttatttttgtttgacgatGACTCATTACACGACTattccggatttaaaactggttctagtttaaaaaattattttatcattctattTGGAATGGTTTccacatttcttgaaaaaaaacttccaaaatcgactacggttagaaaaactatataattctattcaattatgttattgataactacaactcattaccaagtaatgtatgaaataactacattacctttAATACtcgttaaaaacatttaattaaaaagtacaaTCAGGTAAAATAATTCCTTATAATATATTCCATTATTAGTGTTCAATTCTTATAATATGAGTTAGACAAACAATCAGGGAATTAAATGTTTGATGCATCTTGGTAAAGATAATATCTTATTATAATCAATGTGTTTAGTTAGTTTAATAGAAGGATGTATTTGCATCGAATTTGAAACCAAGACCTCTATCGGGCTTGTTATGCGCTCGTTAACCAGCGCCACCGGTGGTATAAAATACTGATGAGGATcattgatatacatatgtatgaatataagtacccagtaaaaactttcattaccatgtaataagttaaaattatattatattaaaattatattatatattattatttcaactcggtgatgtcattggaggcaagtacttaccacaaacgattacaagtaataagaaaaagtagtcattgtaaatcaCATGAATAAACGTATCTTTATTAGCAAGATGACCTATGAATAAGTAAGGCCTTATTAGACAACTTCTATGCAATCCAGACTACatttagtagtcattgaaaagtatgttgttaggtaagtaattacatttgacagccattacccagtttttgcttggtagttgttaaattaaatttaatcacGTTCTCTAAAAAAGCATTTGGGAAAAATTCGTCTAAAACTCCGCAAATTGTTCGAGTTAGACTATTAGTCTGATACTTGCAGGTCCGAACTCTTTTATGTTTACTACAACACTTTCCCAgctaattcatttattttgttagaGAAATGTAATACAAATATCATTTGACCTTAAAAGATACATTCtatgaaaacttttgaaaaaaattatcaaaaacttATGGAAAAAGATCTGGTGTGGATTACCATTCATTCATCATCAGTCCCCGACCACAAatagtaaatattaataaatcacAATTGGCTTAAGAGTATATGAATAATTTGGTAGAACTTTttgaaagtatatattaaaatttcataatcaGATCTATTGTTAACGGATTAATGTGATATGCAAAAGTTTTCCATTGTACTTTACATTCGAACTATGTATTTCGAatagacaaattttaaataaaaatttaactaatttcaTTCGAAATAACGCCCCACACACGAATAAGCTTCTTTATTTAGTACGAACTTAGGCTCACTTCAACAAATGTGtcacataatttaaaaatttaaatgtttattttacttgaaaaaaataacaacaatattttttgaattaatagACTTGAAGTGgcactttaatttaaattcaattcattggaataacttttaaaaaaggttttgcATTTTCAAGGTTAAATTTTAGGCATAACAATTAATGCAACTTAACTTTTGTTATTGCAAACAAaggaaaataaaactattttatttatcttaaataaatattaaaaaaaactctactaaaaaaattatttttttgtgttaaagcTGAACttataaatctttaattttgacatatcttttcgaaaattattaataatcttaaatatttaacatcttAAATtcgtattattttcattaataatataaattttaggcTTATTCAGTTTTACAAATATCAACACGATATTGTCTTAATGTTCAAtttcttttgtaatattttaaaaacaaaaatttaattaatttatttcttaataaaattaatattgctGACGCATTGCAAATTCATATGTTAATCTATTATTGTTTTAAGGTTTCTTTTCAAGCAAACTCTTTTCATTTGTATTtgcaacaattaattttttttgtttgtttaaaacaacacaattaaagcaaattttacATGATAATTAAATTATGAAATGGTAAATATGTTTCAAGGTCGTTTAGTCTAAACTTTTAAATGCAAtaatatataatgaaatttaaatttaatctaaTTGTTTGGCACTTAAAAGAAATGCAATTAACTTGGTCTTCAGTTTAACtaattatttgttgaaaatttgaattatgtTTGCTACAATTAAATCAATTTGATTGATTTAATGGGGCTAAACATAACTTTAATTGATGTGGATGTGTTATAAttgcattaaatattattaattttgaaatttgaaagtAATAATTGATTAGTtctcattatattttattaaatcgcTGCCGAATTTAATTTGttcattttcaacatttttgataaattcattgattttactaaaaaaatttctttcgaAAGGAAGTttcttagatagatagataaatagatagatagatagatagatagatagatagataga is part of the Lucilia cuprina isolate Lc7/37 chromosome 3, ASM2204524v1, whole genome shotgun sequence genome and harbors:
- the LOC111689515 gene encoding LOW QUALITY PROTEIN: adhesive plaque matrix protein (The sequence of the model RefSeq protein was modified relative to this genomic sequence to represent the inferred CDS: deleted 1 base in 1 codon) is translated as MKLISCYVGLLLVGLCMSIKVTDNSLPIRNKQYLPPPIQELPINDDYYNTQESTQQQQQQQQQQEEQKFEEKKYANSKYQIFEVHNHYEPPSGNGESIKESSSQTSEEIRIEHINAPADFPLDDPSLDASYLGFATGNDDSNQQIIVKHESKNVEGTSNNIPVPFPSNYRHTFPEKSNKQQNYNSVQQFKGPNYLPPQRTTTQQYPRQPVQNSLTTSAQTYQNGHNSGSKSGKEYLPPIPQKSAVGGPAQAPFKGPDYLPPQKRNNNDVAHYKGPDYLPPRPQGYQQSQQNFNNRQQNSAQAQQNFGPNSQFKGPDYLPPQQHGSTPAQQNFVTNSADYLPPQHQGSAQSQQNYQHNTHFKGPDYLPPSQKGSAQSEQPYTPNNPFKGPDYLPPSQKGSSQSEHPYTANNAFKGPDYLPPAQQQTHSQQTTFRPSIPYNEPEYVPLQQTAFKGPDYLPPYQGNSVQQQFRPSTTFKGADYLPPQHHVSGKSQQINLNQNTGFKGPDYLPPKQQQQHNSQFKGPDYLPPQQQQQNHNNFQPNNPFKGPDYLPPYQNKNEGNFKGPDYLPPQGNQVQELEQQVQNLPSGYDFQKPPNSEQAIAELHTLPEQSPQYQEVTVKSQIQVAGREQGPDIVYGTSKHANPPQNKGYLPPGYDFPKPENSEQTINQLHNQEPITDRQPFKAVDYLPPGYDFQKPANSEQAINQLHSSDPALQPTSRSATEDEGYSAPSYLPPGYDFQKPANAEQAINELHSLQNSYQSTQTQVYNQQQQSHSQVTQFRQNYQTQAYHGTHQQSYSQGQGQQAKASEYLPPTNSVQQIDQPSVQPFKGPDYLPPSSGSQNFKGPDYLPPSSGSQNFKGPDYLPPTTGSQNFKGPDFLPPTTGSQNFKGPDYLPPNTGSPNFKGPDYLPPTPGAQNFKGPDYLPPVASSQTAVAQNNQYSSQTFKGPDYLPPVNVKQSYQGHQQTQFKAPDYLPPTPQAFIQSTMYPLSSYMTNVKPHDRYANSRRPFPEYGLPPSKTVVSNDLSPMYREPASRPQYYAPTMSYTTNAFNSQTYTTFAQNQYQNAPALSQQAREALQTFMPEDIRQKTAPIRYNAPTAVTAPTTNVQTTKSATAKIRTVQIVNPNAVKTLKVLESLDHTGVKTIKILGPSHEEPMGDHRVVKVVSGGHEQNVQTVKIFNDHQDVSANANVGQTQGNSYLPPRRKRNPNSKPKSSKGHRHK